Proteins from a genomic interval of Beijerinckia indica subsp. indica ATCC 9039:
- a CDS encoding substrate-binding domain-containing protein — translation MMKPMIARIVFLVLSLASHGLALAQEASPARSSPSPSSPSPLRVYAASSLGGALKSVATRYENETGEKIDIFLGPAGLLLEKIENGGDAELFLSANMKHPAQLAREGRGLPPVVFTRNAMCVLAKPGFGLTSDNLLDKLLDPATRIGTSTPHADPGGDYAWALFAKAEYVHPGAQKILEDKAQKLVGGEILPQPGSQPGANQGGSPVKHFLTDGTVDTFIGYCSRREAKPDPDFSAVRTPENLTIAVDYGLTPLSAPPPERQLAAQRFALYLLTPKAQAILADYGFTPVTGLSRP, via the coding sequence ATGATGAAGCCAATGATCGCGCGCATTGTGTTCTTGGTTTTGAGCCTTGCGTCCCACGGTCTCGCCCTAGCGCAAGAGGCGAGCCCGGCCAGATCATCTCCATCCCCATCTTCTCCGTCCCCTTTGCGTGTCTATGCCGCAAGCAGCCTCGGGGGAGCGCTCAAGTCTGTGGCGACACGCTACGAGAATGAGACGGGTGAGAAAATCGATATTTTCCTCGGCCCTGCTGGATTGCTCCTCGAAAAGATCGAGAATGGGGGCGATGCTGAACTCTTCCTCTCGGCTAATATGAAACATCCGGCGCAACTCGCCAGAGAAGGGAGGGGCCTGCCGCCGGTTGTCTTTACGCGCAATGCCATGTGTGTGCTGGCCAAGCCCGGTTTTGGCCTGACCTCGGACAATCTCCTGGATAAATTGCTTGACCCAGCAACCAGGATCGGGACCTCGACACCGCATGCTGATCCTGGCGGTGATTATGCCTGGGCTTTGTTCGCGAAGGCGGAGTATGTGCATCCGGGTGCGCAAAAAATTCTTGAAGACAAGGCACAAAAGCTGGTTGGTGGTGAGATCTTGCCGCAGCCTGGCAGTCAGCCAGGAGCCAACCAGGGCGGCAGTCCGGTCAAGCATTTTCTGACGGATGGGACGGTCGATACATTTATCGGCTATTGCAGCCGGCGCGAGGCGAAGCCGGATCCGGATTTCAGTGCCGTGAGGACACCCGAAAACCTGACAATTGCCGTTGACTACGGCCTGACGCCTCTCTCAGCGCCACCGCCCGAGCGGCAATTGGCGGCGCAGCGATTTGCACTCTATCTTCTTACGCCTAAGGCCCAGGCGATCCTTGCCGATTATGGTTTCACGCCGGTGACGGGACTTTCGCGACCGTAA
- the greA gene encoding transcription elongation factor GreA: MDKFPMTPEGYHALDEELKRRQQEERPRIIQAIAEARSHGDLSENAEYHAAKEAQSLNEGRIAELEDKLSRAEIIDVSKLSGNTVMFGATVTLVDEDTEEEKIYQIVGESEADVKAGRVSITSPTARALIGKKIGDSVEVNTPGGGKSYEILNVAFQ, encoded by the coding sequence ATGGACAAATTCCCGATGACGCCAGAGGGTTATCACGCCCTGGACGAGGAGTTGAAACGCCGCCAGCAGGAAGAACGCCCGCGGATCATCCAGGCGATCGCCGAGGCGCGCTCCCATGGCGATCTGTCGGAAAACGCCGAATATCATGCCGCCAAGGAAGCGCAATCGCTGAACGAGGGCCGGATCGCCGAACTCGAGGACAAACTGTCCCGCGCGGAGATCATCGATGTCAGCAAATTGTCCGGCAATACGGTGATGTTCGGCGCGACTGTGACGCTTGTCGACGAAGATACCGAGGAAGAAAAAATCTATCAGATCGTCGGCGAGAGCGAGGCAGACGTCAAAGCTGGCAGGGTCTCGATCACCTCTCCCACCGCGCGCGCCTTGATCGGCAAGAAGATCGGCGATTCCGTCGAGGTCAATACGCCCGGCGGAGGCAAGAGCTATGAAATCCTGAACGTGGCCTTCCAATAG
- a CDS encoding 4-(cytidine 5'-diphospho)-2-C-methyl-D-erythritol kinase, with amino-acid sequence MFSFHGSNPFRSGHARPWILPLSSPAVLVERAPAKINLTLHVLGRSDDGWHQLESLVAFSCGGDQLSLTPGEPLGLTLEGPTAPLAGDNDQNLVLKAARNLGQQIENLKFGAFHLVKRLPVAAGIGGGSSDAAAALRLLARTNGIPLDDPRLMAAARATGADVPVCLERRARMMRGVGEQLGEPLPLPPLVGLIVNPGQALETKAVFSRMNLTPGSQTHYGPHPAFSPNLDSSGFLALLRKGRNDMEDAASVLAPVIGDVLAILSAARGCQLARMSGSGATCFALFSDCRAAAKAKKVILQAHPNWWVKSCAFR; translated from the coding sequence TTGTTTTCGTTCCATGGCTCGAACCCGTTCCGTTCGGGCCATGCCCGCCCTTGGATCCTGCCTTTGTCCTCTCCCGCCGTCCTGGTCGAGCGCGCGCCCGCGAAGATCAATCTCACCTTGCATGTGCTCGGCCGCAGTGATGATGGCTGGCATCAGCTCGAAAGCCTTGTCGCTTTTTCCTGTGGCGGGGATCAGCTTTCCCTGACGCCTGGCGAGCCGCTTGGCCTGACGCTTGAAGGACCGACGGCTCCCTTGGCCGGCGACAATGATCAGAATCTGGTTCTCAAGGCGGCTCGCAATCTCGGCCAGCAGATCGAAAATCTGAAATTCGGCGCCTTTCATCTCGTCAAACGCCTCCCGGTTGCGGCGGGCATTGGTGGCGGTTCGTCGGATGCGGCGGCAGCCCTTCGCCTTTTGGCGCGGACCAATGGGATCCCCCTCGATGATCCGCGCCTGATGGCCGCAGCGCGCGCGACTGGCGCCGATGTCCCCGTGTGTCTCGAACGGCGGGCACGCATGATGCGCGGTGTCGGCGAGCAACTTGGCGAGCCGCTTCCTTTGCCTCCGCTCGTCGGGTTGATTGTCAATCCGGGGCAGGCGCTCGAAACCAAGGCCGTGTTTTCCCGCATGAATCTCACGCCTGGATCGCAGACCCATTATGGCCCGCATCCGGCTTTTTCTCCGAACCTTGACAGCTCTGGCTTCCTCGCCCTTCTGCGCAAGGGCCGTAACGATATGGAAGACGCGGCCTCGGTCCTGGCCCCGGTCATTGGCGATGTGCTGGCCATTCTCTCGGCGGCGCGTGGTTGCCAGCTCGCGCGCATGTCCGGGTCCGGCGCGACCTGTTTTGCGCTTTTTTCCGATTGTCGCGCCGCCGCCAAGGCCAAGAAAGTGATTTTGCAAGCGCATCCCAACTGGTGGGTCAAGAGCTGCGCCTTTCGATAA
- the nagZ gene encoding beta-N-acetylhexosaminidase → MLQNIRARNSIAEVGTHFLVGLRPTPELHDQDRALLADLRPAGVILYKSNFRHDLPYAQWLEIHARLIEDIYAACGREHLWIGIDHEGGRVCRTPAPITRFAYAAHWGDCAAAVGQAMGCELASLGINLNFAPVLDIHTNPANPVIGERAFATTPEAVTPLALGFLRAMQAENVLGCGKHFPGHGDTSVDSHYGLPSQNCSLEDLRQRELKPFIAAIEAGLSMIMTSHILFPAIDPDFPVTLSRRFCTELLREELGYSGVVVSDDIGMGAMNQFFAEPTAAARLIAAGCDLLMVCAHWTETERVRDFAESIVRARDKGEITPDQLTVSKVRIDGLLSQAPRNPVRTLAPQIFARHAEAGPLFAAKTVEVI, encoded by the coding sequence ATGCTCCAGAATATCCGCGCCCGAAATTCCATTGCTGAAGTCGGCACTCATTTTCTCGTTGGTCTGCGGCCGACGCCAGAACTGCATGATCAGGATCGGGCCTTGCTGGCTGATCTGCGGCCGGCAGGGGTCATCCTCTATAAAAGCAATTTTCGGCATGACCTGCCTTATGCGCAATGGCTCGAAATCCATGCGCGGCTCATCGAAGACATTTACGCGGCTTGCGGTCGGGAGCATCTCTGGATCGGCATCGACCATGAGGGTGGCCGGGTGTGCCGGACGCCGGCGCCAATCACGCGTTTTGCCTATGCGGCGCATTGGGGCGATTGTGCCGCCGCCGTGGGGCAGGCGATGGGCTGCGAACTCGCCTCGCTCGGCATCAATCTGAATTTCGCACCGGTCCTCGACATTCACACTAATCCGGCCAATCCCGTGATCGGCGAGCGGGCCTTCGCCACGACGCCCGAGGCGGTGACGCCGCTGGCGCTTGGTTTCCTGCGGGCCATGCAGGCGGAAAATGTTCTCGGCTGCGGCAAGCATTTTCCAGGGCATGGCGACACATCAGTCGATTCGCATTATGGCCTGCCGAGCCAGAATTGTAGCCTCGAAGATTTGCGGCAGCGTGAATTGAAGCCCTTCATCGCCGCAATCGAGGCCGGCCTTTCGATGATCATGACCTCGCATATTCTGTTTCCGGCGATCGATCCCGATTTTCCGGTGACGCTTTCGCGGCGTTTCTGCACTGAACTGTTGCGCGAGGAATTGGGCTATTCCGGCGTCGTCGTTTCGGACGATATCGGCATGGGTGCGATGAATCAGTTTTTTGCCGAGCCCACGGCCGCCGCGCGTCTCATCGCGGCGGGCTGCGATCTTCTCATGGTCTGCGCCCATTGGACCGAGACGGAGCGGGTTCGGGATTTCGCGGAAAGCATTGTGCGGGCGCGCGATAAAGGTGAGATCACACCCGATCAACTGACCGTATCAAAGGTGCGGATCGATGGTTTGCTCAGCCAGGCGCCGCGCAATCCTGTACGGACTCTGGCCCCTCAGATTTTCGCGCGCCATGCAGAAGCTGGCCCTCTGTTCGCGGCCAAGACGGTCGAGGTGATTTAA
- a CDS encoding tetratricopeptide repeat protein, with the protein MAVACALLVPAPLALARARESLAIATPFEVGDSPIGNYLAAYVAGIDKDTLAAATYFREALRYDPHNSALIERAFVAAISNGNMQDAFGFADRLLARDPGNGLAHLALGVKAIKQHQYAAARNHFARGGAGHERDITATLLAAWTYAGSGEYKRGLELVDRLHDESFGVFRDFHGGLIADVAHNPTEAARRLKASYDTDKNTLRLVDVYARFLALHGRRDEAIKVYEAFDEILPNHPIISAALATLKSGKTLESPVRTPEEGAAEVLYGLGAAGSRQGDELAAMIYLRLSLFLAPENSLAIITLGDIYERIKQNERAIDVYETVPDDDPLRITADIQSGQILEALGRTEEANKYLKRIVEEHPKDSDALSALGNLQRAHKQYAEAIETYTQALAATSKPEKANWPLYYFRGISYERNKQWPQAEADFRRALALFPDQPLVLNYLGYSWVDQGLNLDEAFAMLHKAVELRPTDGYIVDSLGWANYRLGRYDEAVKELERAIDLKPSDPVINDHLGDAYWRVGRKLEAHFQWNHARDLGPEPEDKDKILAKIEHGLDDEEKPAAAEARPAKNGG; encoded by the coding sequence GTGGCCGTCGCCTGTGCTCTGTTGGTTCCAGCCCCCTTGGCGCTGGCACGGGCCCGTGAAAGCCTGGCCATAGCGACACCTTTCGAGGTCGGTGACAGCCCGATCGGCAATTATCTCGCTGCCTATGTCGCAGGCATCGATAAGGACACGCTCGCGGCAGCCACCTATTTTCGCGAAGCCTTGCGTTATGATCCGCATAATTCGGCTTTGATCGAGCGGGCTTTTGTCGCCGCGATTTCGAACGGCAACATGCAGGATGCGTTTGGTTTCGCGGATCGTCTGCTCGCGCGTGATCCCGGTAACGGCCTTGCCCATCTCGCCTTGGGCGTCAAGGCGATCAAGCAGCATCAATATGCGGCCGCGCGCAATCATTTCGCGCGGGGCGGCGCTGGGCACGAACGCGATATTACCGCGACGCTTCTTGCGGCCTGGACCTATGCAGGCAGTGGAGAATACAAGCGCGGGCTTGAACTGGTCGATCGCCTGCATGATGAAAGCTTCGGCGTGTTTCGCGATTTCCACGGCGGCTTGATCGCCGATGTCGCGCATAATCCAACCGAAGCGGCGCGTCGGCTGAAGGCCTCCTATGATACCGACAAGAACACTTTGCGGCTTGTCGATGTCTATGCGCGATTCCTGGCGCTGCATGGCCGCCGTGACGAAGCGATCAAGGTCTATGAGGCCTTCGACGAGATTCTGCCCAATCATCCGATCATCAGCGCCGCGCTTGCCACGTTGAAGAGCGGCAAGACGCTCGAGTCGCCGGTGCGCACACCGGAGGAGGGCGCTGCCGAAGTGCTCTATGGCCTGGGTGCCGCCGGCAGCCGGCAAGGCGACGAACTGGCCGCGATGATCTATCTTCGTCTATCGCTGTTTCTCGCGCCCGAGAACAGCCTCGCCATCATTACGCTTGGCGATATTTATGAACGCATCAAGCAGAACGAGCGGGCGATCGACGTCTATGAAACCGTGCCCGACGATGATCCCTTGCGGATTACTGCCGATATCCAGTCCGGACAGATTCTCGAAGCCCTCGGCCGCACCGAGGAGGCGAACAAATATCTGAAACGAATCGTCGAGGAACATCCGAAGGATAGCGATGCTTTATCGGCGCTCGGCAATCTGCAGCGCGCCCATAAGCAATATGCCGAGGCCATCGAAACCTATACTCAGGCGCTCGCCGCCACGAGCAAGCCGGAAAAGGCCAATTGGCCGCTCTATTATTTCCGTGGCATTTCCTATGAGCGTAACAAGCAATGGCCGCAGGCGGAGGCCGATTTCCGCCGCGCCCTGGCTTTGTTCCCGGACCAGCCTCTGGTGCTGAATTATCTTGGTTATAGCTGGGTCGATCAGGGACTCAATCTCGACGAGGCCTTTGCCATGCTGCACAAGGCCGTGGAATTGCGGCCGACCGACGGTTATATCGTCGACAGTCTTGGCTGGGCCAATTACCGGCTGGGCCGCTATGACGAGGCGGTCAAGGAACTCGAGCGGGCCATTGATCTGAAGCCTTCCGATCCGGTCATCAATGATCATTTGGGTGATGCCTATTGGCGGGTCGGGCGCAAGCTCGAAGCTCATTTCCAATGGAACCATGCGCGTGATCTTGGGCCCGAGCCCGAGGACAAGGACAAGATCCTGGCCAAGATTGAGCACGGGCTTGATGACGAAGAAAAGCCCGCCGCCGCCGAGGCTCGCCCCGCCAAAAACGGGGGATGA
- a CDS encoding bile acid:sodium symporter family protein has translation MSALRRFIPLDPFLIGLLIAVGLAIVLPAKGEAISLLDALVYAAIFALFFLYGARLKPEAVLAGITHWRLQLMVLASTFVLFPLLGIGLVHFLGSWLSEPVAVGLLFLTLVPSTVQSSIAFTSIAGGNVPAALCSASASSFFGIFLTPALVSLLLSSKGVGLSTKAIEDLVIQILVPFVLGQVLRPWIGAWIGHHKAVTSFVDRGSILLVVYAAFSAGMVNNVWTALSLGDLGIIFAADTLLLCIVLAATTYTSRWLGFAREDEIVIVFCGSKKSIVSGIPMANILFAGQAVTLAVLPLMLFHQIQLFICAIIAQHYARGSHATPAKKPIVQADAATKS, from the coding sequence ATGTCCGCTCTACGCCGTTTTATCCCGCTCGATCCTTTTCTCATCGGGCTCCTCATCGCCGTTGGTCTGGCCATCGTCCTACCGGCCAAGGGCGAGGCGATTTCTCTTCTCGATGCTCTCGTCTATGCGGCCATTTTCGCGCTGTTCTTCCTCTATGGCGCGCGGCTGAAGCCGGAAGCGGTGCTCGCCGGCATCACCCATTGGCGCTTGCAACTCATGGTGCTCGCCAGCACTTTCGTGCTGTTTCCGCTGCTCGGCATCGGGCTCGTGCATTTTCTCGGCTCCTGGCTGTCAGAGCCGGTCGCGGTCGGTCTCCTGTTTCTGACGCTCGTCCCCTCCACAGTTCAATCGTCCATCGCCTTCACCTCCATAGCGGGCGGCAATGTTCCCGCCGCCTTGTGCAGCGCCTCAGCCTCCAGCTTTTTCGGCATTTTCCTCACGCCGGCTTTGGTCTCTCTGTTGCTGAGCAGCAAAGGTGTCGGTCTCAGCACCAAGGCGATCGAGGATCTCGTGATCCAGATTCTCGTGCCCTTCGTTCTCGGTCAGGTGTTACGTCCTTGGATCGGCGCCTGGATCGGGCATCACAAGGCCGTGACCTCCTTCGTCGATCGCGGCTCGATTCTTCTCGTCGTCTATGCGGCGTTCAGCGCCGGCATGGTGAATAATGTCTGGACGGCGCTCAGCCTCGGCGATCTCGGCATTATCTTCGCCGCCGACACACTCCTTTTATGCATCGTGCTCGCGGCAACGACCTATACCAGCCGCTGGCTCGGCTTCGCGCGGGAGGATGAAATCGTCATTGTGTTCTGCGGGTCCAAGAAGAGCATCGTCAGCGGCATCCCCATGGCGAATATTCTCTTCGCAGGTCAGGCTGTCACGCTTGCCGTGCTCCCTCTGATGCTGTTCCATCAGATTCAATTATTCATCTGCGCCATCATCGCCCAGCATTATGCGCGTGGCTCGCACGCCACACCGGCGAAAAAGCCAATCGTCCAGGCCGATGCCGCGACGAAATCCTGA
- a CDS encoding citrate lyase subunit beta-like protein, producing the protein MRVLLSRSIENFEPDATNGADGLIMTLPDTPEERASFSESLRKIRSSLAIPLLIRVAPIENARIDEDLALVMPHAPDGIVLPTCSGRMDVQHLGCKLAVHETLNGFADGKLMIFAEAGETPAACFTLHTYTKASPRLAGLIHSPARLATALNIEWTVSSKEEDTGSPLALAKAQVVLAAASAHVPALIQYSHPGQNGENPTSTPETGLLLHEKARQSGYAGAIVEEDILVPVIASIFSR; encoded by the coding sequence ATGCGTGTCCTTCTCTCCCGATCGATCGAAAATTTCGAGCCTGATGCGACGAACGGCGCAGACGGCTTGATCATGACCTTGCCCGATACGCCAGAGGAGCGTGCCAGTTTCTCGGAATCTCTGCGCAAGATACGCTCGTCTCTCGCCATACCTCTGCTCATCAGAGTCGCGCCGATTGAGAATGCAAGAATAGACGAGGATCTGGCCCTCGTCATGCCACATGCCCCCGATGGCATCGTGCTGCCCACCTGTTCCGGCCGTATGGATGTGCAGCATCTTGGTTGCAAGCTCGCCGTTCATGAAACACTCAACGGCTTTGCCGATGGCAAATTAATGATTTTCGCCGAGGCGGGGGAGACGCCCGCTGCCTGTTTCACCTTACATACATACACAAAGGCAAGCCCACGCCTTGCCGGGCTCATTCATTCGCCGGCTCGTCTCGCGACGGCTCTAAACATCGAGTGGACTGTTTCCTCGAAAGAAGAAGACACTGGATCTCCTCTGGCTCTCGCAAAAGCGCAAGTGGTTCTCGCCGCCGCATCCGCCCATGTGCCAGCTTTGATTCAATACTCACATCCCGGCCAGAATGGGGAAAACCCGACTTCAACCCCGGAAACTGGCCTTTTGCTTCATGAGAAGGCCAGGCAATCCGGTTACGCTGGCGCCATTGTCGAGGAAGACATTCTGGTCCCGGTCATCGCCTCAATCTTCAGCCGATGA
- a CDS encoding NUDIX domain-containing protein encodes MPGSLRILGRKLLSEGFGRLERIVIDRKRFNGEKQDVVRELYDTGHGAAILLYDASRSRVLLVRQFRLPAYIGDARTSLVEVCAGKLEGDEPHQCIVREVREETGFAIANPQFLFSAYSSPGCFAEKIFYFAAPYHQDQRVGPGGGLATEAEDIEILEPTLDEALAMIETGEISDAKTIVLLFYAKLHNVMQD; translated from the coding sequence ATGCCAGGCTCCCTCCGCATTCTCGGCCGCAAACTGTTGTCAGAGGGCTTTGGGCGGCTCGAGCGGATTGTGATCGATCGCAAACGTTTCAATGGCGAGAAGCAGGACGTGGTCCGCGAGCTCTATGACACGGGTCATGGCGCCGCCATTCTTCTTTATGATGCCTCGCGTTCACGCGTGCTGCTTGTGCGTCAGTTCCGCCTGCCCGCCTATATTGGCGATGCTCGCACGAGCCTCGTCGAGGTCTGTGCCGGCAAGCTCGAAGGGGATGAACCGCATCAATGCATCGTGCGGGAAGTTCGTGAGGAAACCGGTTTCGCCATCGCAAATCCCCAGTTTTTGTTCTCAGCCTATTCAAGTCCCGGCTGCTTCGCCGAAAAAATTTTCTATTTTGCCGCGCCCTATCATCAGGACCAACGCGTCGGGCCGGGCGGAGGCCTCGCCACCGAGGCCGAGGATATTGAAATTCTGGAGCCGACACTCGACGAGGCCCTCGCCATGATTGAGACAGGCGAGATCAGCGACGCCAAGACCATCGTGCTTTTGTTTTATGCCAAGCTGCATAATGTCATGCAGGATTGA
- a CDS encoding NAD kinase, which translates to MGMILPQQRRFERIAFIAASTPDAAEAMRELVILYGNVNPEEADVIVALGGDGLMLQTLHRFMGRSKPIYGMNRGSVGFLMNEFRLEDLEKRLEEAEASVVHPLRMNAVDTRGMEIKARAINEVYLFRQTYQTAKLRISINGQERLSELVADGILLATPVGSTAYNLSAHGPILPLDAAMVALTPISPFRPRGWRGALLRDKVTVTITVLDADKRPVSAVADHYEIRHVARVTIDMDHATGLVLLHDPGHSLNEQILREQFGY; encoded by the coding sequence ATGGGCATGATCTTGCCGCAACAGCGCCGTTTTGAACGCATCGCCTTTATCGCTGCTTCCACGCCTGACGCCGCCGAAGCGATGCGCGAACTTGTGATTCTTTATGGCAATGTCAATCCGGAAGAGGCCGATGTCATCGTCGCCCTGGGCGGTGACGGTCTGATGCTGCAAACCCTGCATCGTTTCATGGGACGTTCCAAACCGATTTATGGCATGAATCGCGGCTCGGTCGGTTTTCTCATGAATGAATTCCGCCTGGAGGATCTCGAAAAGCGACTGGAAGAAGCAGAAGCCTCGGTCGTCCATCCCCTGCGCATGAATGCGGTGGATACACGCGGCATGGAGATCAAGGCACGCGCCATCAATGAGGTCTATCTGTTCCGCCAGACCTATCAGACCGCCAAGCTACGTATTTCGATCAATGGCCAGGAACGTTTGAGCGAACTCGTGGCCGACGGCATTTTGCTCGCCACGCCAGTCGGTTCAACGGCTTATAATCTTTCCGCGCATGGACCGATCCTGCCGCTCGACGCCGCCATGGTCGCATTGACGCCGATTTCACCGTTTCGGCCGCGCGGCTGGCGTGGCGCCCTCCTGCGCGACAAGGTCACCGTGACAATCACCGTTCTCGATGCCGATAAAAGGCCCGTATCTGCGGTGGCCGATCATTATGAAATTCGCCATGTCGCTCGTGTCACGATCGACATGGATCACGCAACGGGCCTCGTCTTGCTGCATGATCCTGGTCATTCGCTGAACGAACAGATTCTGCGCGAACAATTCGGATATTGA
- a CDS encoding TonB-dependent receptor: MYRPFCVVDLRMFVCLGLIDMSVSVSAARAEDTQIQLAPVTISAEASAPSLSSVEGGYRVKTASLGPFGEVPVVNTPFSITIVPSDLAKNQQLLSVREAFRLIPSVQGENIRPQTRGMQAGVVQNTRIDGLNIAATTDYPIEQFDRIEVLNGLSSAIYGPSNPAGTFNFVLKRPTDVPLHELTFGYLSQTSWLGHADVGGYLDEGKHFAYRLNLLNQNGENYVNGSQLKRQLASLAFDVHITPETVVETNASFYNYVTKGLPGTFALASKVAFPAAPDPTRLGYGQPNGGDDNQTLILGGRLKHDFSQDWHLTAGILRQSNDRASTVPTNTITNNSGAYTTTAATTTYSLDTVLSNQVALNGRFFTGPVSHDFVIANNGFLWDRYTPFQTGAVTLGSASLNNPAIFPAKAFPDFKNRYRSVETLQQSITVGDIIGLTDQWAVQFAISQSWINAQNFNKTGVMTSNYNTSGVSPTASLLFKPYQNMTAYLTYAENLQQGDSAPAGVANAGNVLAPYRAKQWELGYKVDLDKINLRAALFQIQRPYAYTVNNVFGINGSQINRGIELTAAGKLTDDLTVFGGLSLLDPRLYDTGSVTTTGKQILGLSHVMFNVLLDYQVPVVPGLAFNANVNFASDRPGDYANTTFVNGYVVADLGMRYVTKIFERPVTWRLNVYNIADAHYWANVAPSGQNGYNSTDNGTGTLGAPRTVRLSMQMDF, translated from the coding sequence GTGTATCGTCCTTTTTGTGTCGTCGATCTCCGCATGTTCGTTTGCCTCGGATTGATCGATATGTCTGTCTCTGTCTCGGCGGCCCGCGCTGAAGATACACAGATCCAGCTTGCGCCCGTGACTATCTCAGCCGAAGCGTCTGCTCCTTCTCTTTCCTCTGTCGAAGGCGGCTATCGCGTCAAGACGGCGTCCCTCGGCCCCTTCGGCGAGGTGCCCGTCGTGAATACGCCCTTTTCGATCACGATTGTTCCCTCTGATCTCGCCAAAAACCAGCAATTGCTGAGTGTGCGCGAGGCCTTTCGTCTGATCCCTTCGGTTCAGGGCGAAAATATCCGGCCTCAGACACGAGGCATGCAGGCCGGTGTTGTGCAGAATACACGGATCGACGGGCTGAACATTGCGGCAACGACCGATTATCCGATTGAGCAATTCGACCGGATCGAAGTGTTGAACGGCTTATCGAGTGCCATTTATGGTCCGTCCAATCCCGCTGGCACCTTCAATTTCGTGCTCAAACGTCCGACCGATGTGCCCTTGCATGAATTGACCTTCGGCTATCTTTCGCAAACATCCTGGCTCGGTCATGCTGATGTCGGTGGCTATCTCGATGAGGGAAAGCATTTCGCCTATCGGTTGAATCTCTTGAATCAGAACGGCGAAAATTATGTCAACGGCAGTCAGTTGAAACGACAGCTCGCGAGCTTGGCCTTCGACGTTCATATTACGCCTGAAACGGTCGTGGAGACCAACGCCAGCTTCTACAATTATGTCACCAAGGGACTGCCCGGCACCTTTGCCCTCGCCTCGAAAGTCGCCTTTCCGGCGGCGCCCGATCCGACGCGGCTGGGCTATGGCCAGCCCAATGGGGGGGACGACAATCAGACGCTCATTCTCGGTGGGCGGCTCAAACATGATTTCAGCCAGGATTGGCATTTGACGGCCGGAATCCTGCGCCAGTCCAATGACCGAGCCTCAACGGTTCCGACCAATACGATCACCAATAATAGCGGCGCTTATACAACGACCGCGGCGACTACCACTTATTCTTTGGATACGGTCTTGAGCAATCAAGTCGCTTTGAACGGCCGTTTTTTCACAGGTCCTGTCTCTCATGATTTCGTCATCGCTAACAACGGCTTTCTATGGGATCGCTATACGCCTTTTCAAACCGGAGCGGTGACGCTCGGCAGCGCGAGTCTGAACAATCCCGCCATTTTTCCGGCGAAGGCCTTTCCCGATTTCAAGAACCGTTATCGCTCTGTCGAAACCCTTCAGCAATCGATCACCGTCGGTGATATCATTGGATTGACGGATCAATGGGCGGTGCAATTCGCCATCAGCCAAAGCTGGATCAATGCGCAGAATTTCAACAAAACTGGCGTGATGACCAGCAATTACAATACGAGCGGTGTCAGTCCGACGGCGAGTCTCTTGTTCAAGCCTTATCAGAACATGACTGCCTATCTCACTTATGCGGAAAATCTGCAACAAGGTGATAGCGCCCCGGCCGGCGTGGCCAATGCAGGCAATGTGCTCGCGCCCTATCGCGCCAAGCAATGGGAACTGGGCTATAAGGTCGATCTCGATAAAATCAATCTCCGTGCCGCGCTTTTCCAGATTCAGCGTCCCTATGCCTATACCGTGAATAATGTCTTCGGTATCAACGGGTCCCAAATCAATCGCGGAATTGAACTGACGGCCGCAGGCAAATTGACTGATGATTTGACTGTATTCGGCGGTCTCTCGCTGCTTGATCCACGCCTTTATGATACCGGTTCGGTTACGACAACAGGCAAACAGATTCTTGGTCTGTCGCATGTCATGTTCAATGTTCTCCTGGATTATCAGGTTCCGGTAGTGCCTGGCCTCGCCTTCAACGCCAATGTCAATTTTGCCAGTGACCGGCCGGGCGATTATGCGAATACGACCTTCGTCAATGGCTATGTCGTCGCTGATCTTGGCATGCGTTACGTCACGAAGATCTTCGAGCGGCCGGTGACCTGGCGTCTCAATGTTTATAATATCGCCGATGCCCATTATTGGGCGAATGTCGCGCCGAGTGGCCAGAACGGCTACAACAGCACGGACAACGGGACAGGAACGCTGGGTGCGCCGCGCACTGTCAGATTATCCATGCAGATGGATTTTTGA